The Denticeps clupeoides chromosome 16, fDenClu1.1, whole genome shotgun sequence DNA segment ATTCGTTCCCATCATTCAGAAGCTGCTACTCACCTCAGTGTGGTAGGGGATTTGGGGGGAAAAGTCTTATTTTGGGAACAGACGAAGGAGCAGCtttgcttttacattttttatttgatttccattCTATGATCaagggttttttttggtttttttacaCCTAACTGAGATGGTCCACTTCAACCAAGAATGTTTGGCAAGAGGTCAGTCGCTGCATAATTGAATAGGATTGTTCCCAATGATCCCCAATTCATAGAGGATGGACAGTGTTGCGAACAAGATGTAAAAGACCAGGCAGACGACTCCAAGCTTCCAGTCCAGTCTCCATCGGTTGGCGTGCACAGCCACGAACAGCAGGACGATGGAGAGCAGCAGCGCTGAGGCGGTAAACACCAGACCCGTGCTGTTCACCTCCACCGGTGACGTGGTGTCCACAAATGCCGTTTTGATGAACCAAGGCAGACCCAGGCACAGCATATCGAACACGTTGGATCCCACGATGTTCGACATCGCCATGTCTGCTTTACCTAAACCGGtaacacacgcaacacacaaaCTCAAAATGTTGACCACCTCCCATTCTCCCCATGGGGCCCATGTCTCAAATGAGATGAATGAGATTTGATAACTTCAGCACCTCACTGGTATTGCACCGGGGCCGTGGGAAAACTTTGTCTCATCGCACTTTGTACGTGTATAAATCTGCTGATGACAATAAAGTAACCTCCATGGCCCCAAGTGGTCAGCTGGTACCCCCATAGAACCCCAACGGACGTCAGCAACATGTACAGCCATTCGtatggatgcaccttaataaaatgggaatggttggtgatattaacgtcctgtttgtggcacagtagtatatgtgagggggcaaacttttcaaggtgaccatagtggccattttgaagttgtccattggatccaacttttgttttttcaatgggaagagggtcatgtgacacgtCAAATTtgttggtaatttcacaagaaaaacaatgttactttattctttcatgagttatttacaagtttctgaccaaccatgtcaccaaccattcccctTTTATTAAGGTGtctccatataaatggcccaccctgtacactCATCTCACTGGCTGTATCTCACACGTCGCTAGAACTGAGGCATGAACAGCCCGGGGGAATCCGGTGCTGACCGGAGGAGGAAGGGTTGTTCCGTACTGTTCTACTGAGTactgtccgcttccttacccgctaggccactactttgtattgattgattgattgcttGCTTGGTTGACTCTTACCTTCTCTGGCCACTATGACGCTGGCTATTGTGTCCGGAATGCTTGTCCCAGCAGCCAGCAGAGTGAGGCCCATTACTGTGTCCGGAATAGACAGAGTTTGTCCtgggaagagaaaagaaaagtcttCCCTCGTAACGTGACCCCCTGTAGACATGCCCTGAATGTAAGCGGGATGCTTCAGTGCACCTGGGCGGGAACGGCAGCGTCTCGCATAATGCCGACATTCTCCCTCCGTTCCCATGTGAGGCTTTTATGGTGACTAGCGGGATAATAATCCTATTATGCTCCACTACATCCACTGGCATCACATGGTTTCTCATGGCAACCCAAAGGGCAAAGTAGACCTTAATCCCGAGCCAGTGGGGAGTTGTGTCCGCCTTGGGATGGGGATGATGCTAATCCCCGCAGGACATGGAATTCCAGGAATGTGCGAGCCAAACATGTGACTGTGTTCGGCCTGGGAACGCGCCTTACCTACTACGGTGACCATCCAGACCAGTATGTACGTGAAGGCCGAGATCCACACGGCGGACATGAAGAAGGTCACCATGTACCACTTCCTCCAGAAGCGCCTCTTGCAGTCGGGCACGGTCAGGAAGAGCAGCAGGATCAGCGGGAGCGACAGCACCCACAGGATCCTCCTGCAGTCGTTCTCCGGCACGGAAAACACGTTTTgctctggagagagagagagagagagagcttttaAATTGGGAAAGGAGGGGTCGGCGAGTGCGCCGGCGTGACCTCGTACCGTCCCTGGCGTCGCTTAACCCGTGGAGGCTGAGGGACAGCTGGGAGAAGCGGGACTCGTCCTGGAACACGCCGCTGTCGGTCCGGGAGCGGGCCGCGGCGCCGTCCCACGCCAGCAGCGGCTGCTCGGAGCGCTCCTCGTCGCCCTTGGCCAGGCAGGCGCAGCACGGGCTGACCCGGCGCATCACGTACTCGCTGAGGCGGACGTCGAAGCACAGCGCCACGACGTACAGGCCGTACACGGCGAGCAGGCAGGCCGCGTCGTACCTGCGCAAAGCCGTTTACTCATCACAGCCAACACGAACATGAACATGCATGAGGGCGCGGCGCTCACCAGTAGACCTTGTTGTCCGAGATGATGGCGATCACGGCGGCCACGCTCACCGCGTACGCCACGCAGTCCCTGAACAGGGGCCAGCAGGTCAGCCTGCCCGCCTGCGGGGAGAGAACACGGGTCGGTGGCGGCAAGAAACGGCCGAGCGAGCGCCGGGTTCGAGGGCAAACGCACGCACCACTGGGGCCAACAGGCCGCACGCCGCGCAGATCCCCAGCAGGTTGTACACCGCCGATCCCACGATGGTGCTCACGCCGATGTCTCCTCGGGTCACGAAGACGCCTGGGGGGAAGGAATTAGAGCACCCCCTCttcaccagacgcccgtatccatagttacagggacagtccccccctcctggagacactcagggtctcgctcagggacaccatggttactaccacccttggtCCACTGCATAGCTGTAGTTACCTAGAAAGGCGGTGACGAGTTCTGGGGCCGAGCTTCCGGCTGCCATGAAGGTCGCGCCGGCGACGTCCTGCGACAGGCCCAGGCCTGCGGACGGAGGGGGACACGGCGTCGCCGCTTACAAACGTGTCGCCTGCGTGGGGGGTGCGGGTGGTGGCGGTACGTACGCTCGCTGATGACCTCGAGCGACGGGAGGAAGTACTCGTCGCACACGGTGGACACGGCCAGCAGCATGTACAGCACGACCATGAGGTAGATGACGATGCCGCCGTCCCTGCGCTCCTGCTCCGTGAAAAATCCCTCCGGGAACTCCGACGAGGCTCCCGAGACGCACTCGGTCTCGTTTTCTGcgatcaaaataataataataataataataatagtaggaCTAAAAAACTCCCATAAACAGTTATAGTTGTTAATTATAGTTATTGTTACCAGTGTAGGAACTGCACGTACCAGCATCCCGACGCACTCTGGACGGCTCCTGGGGCTCGAAAGCTTTAGAAACGTGGAAAACGAAGTTCACGCAGCAAAAGACGAGCAGCCCCACGGCAAAAGCGCAGAGTAAAAGCTCCCGCCGCTTCTTCCTGCGCGGGGCTCCGGCTTTATTCATCATCCGTACTGCGCGCCGCGCATGGAGTCATGGGGCTGTGGAGGAGGCTGGCCTGCTGCTGGCAGCACCGGGAGGAACCGGCAGAACTTCCCTCACATCATTTATACCGCGGACTGGAGATCACGGGACGCCTgcgtgccttttttttttttttggatgcagCACGAACAGGCCCCGTGCCCTCACGGGTACCGCATCATACCCGGCGGGCGTAAAGAAGACCCCCCATCAGCAGCAAGTGCTGATGTTGATTAAGGCCATTTAAAGACaattgtccttttttattttattttttggtgaagTGAACAGAATTCGAATTTTTGGCCTCGGGGTTGCCGACCATAAACATGCGATACGTGATCGGCGAAAATCAGCTTTGCGTATGCATAATGCAAATGAAACGACGTTATAATGTGATGAATGGTTAGGTCTTGTTTTAGATTTATTCATATTAAGAATACTGCGCCCGGTTTGCAGGTGCGCGCTTCTGCGCACAGCGACCTCTTGTGTCGGAATCAGGAAGcgcaggtttacatttacatttgcggcatttatcagacgcccttatccagagttacaacttacaaccagtagttacagggacagtccccccctggagacactcagggttaagtgtcttgctcagggacacaatggcagtaagtgggatttgaacctgggtcttctagtggGTAATGATTAAATGATTGAGGTTTTGGGGTTTGGAAGATAAGATTTAAGGCTCATTTTTCATATGTACTCTACTAgctggatgcacctactctgtggtggttgtggAGACTAAAGGCAAGAAACATGTTTAGTAGCAGGAGAGAATGAAGTACGTTTAAGGAATCTGCTTTCTCCGTGCTTTGGAGGGCCTCAAATGTAAaactttacatttgcagcatttatcagacgcccttattcagagcaacttacaatcagtagttacagggacagtccccccctggagcaactcagggttaagtgtcttgctcagggacacaatggtagtaagtggggtttgaacctgggtcttctggttcataggcgagtgtgttacccactaggctactaccagcctaaaAACGTTTTGCCTTGTGTGCTACTTTATTGgattattacataacctcaagTGTGTTAGTTCGTAGTc contains these protein-coding regions:
- the slc24a5 gene encoding sodium/potassium/calcium exchanger 5, which codes for MMNKAGAPRRKKRRELLLCAFAVGLLVFCCVNFVFHVSKAFEPQEPSRVRRDAENETECVSGASSEFPEGFFTEQERRDGGIVIYLMVVLYMLLAVSTVCDEYFLPSLEVISERLGLSQDVAGATFMAAGSSAPELVTAFLGVFVTRGDIGVSTIVGSAVYNLLGICAACGLLAPVAGRLTCWPLFRDCVAYAVSVAAVIAIISDNKVYWYDAACLLAVYGLYVVALCFDVRLSEYVMRRVSPCCACLAKGDEERSEQPLLAWDGAAARSRTDSGVFQDESRFSQLSLSLHGLSDARDEQNVFSVPENDCRRILWVLSLPLILLLFLTVPDCKRRFWRKWYMVTFFMSAVWISAFTYILVWMVTVVGQTLSIPDTVMGLTLLAAGTSIPDTIASVIVAREGKADMAMSNIVGSNVFDMLCLGLPWFIKTAFVDTTSPVEVNSTGLVFTASALLLSIVLLFVAVHANRWRLDWKLGVVCLVFYILFATLSILYELGIIGNNPIQLCSD